From Arachis stenosperma cultivar V10309 chromosome 2, arast.V10309.gnm1.PFL2, whole genome shotgun sequence, one genomic window encodes:
- the LOC130963319 gene encoding receptor-like protein 7, whose translation MKTALILWFYLLLPLCLLNFTYTINIVTSQCLGHQQSLLLHLKNNLIFSPAKSNKLIHWNHTDDCCQWKGVACSTKGNVIALDISHEFITGGNLTSLFKLQYLQNLNLAYNEFHFGINSEFKNLKNLRYLNLSNAGFMGQIPTEISHLSKLGTLDLSTTFTSSSQHGLKLEKPNIVEFVQNFTRIKELYLDGVAVSAKGEEWCHAVSSLQVLQLDHNNLSSPVPDYFGNLSGLNTLQLRSCGLSRVFPKNILQLPSLQVLDVSDNQGLHGSLTNFPNQASLSHLNLSHTNFSGPIPDSIGNLKHFSTLDLSNCQFNGTLPNSISNLAQLVYLDLSFNNLTGPLPSFNRSKALKTLYLNHNYLNGTLPSTHFEGLTNLVSINLEVNSLHGRFPSSLFSLPSLQLLFLANNRFDGQLDEFPNGSSSSIEMLDLSENNFQGHIPMSIFQLKRLNLLQLTINKFNGTIKLSMIRQRLQNLATLDFSHNNLSVVDDNDIPFPKLKHFCLASCKLGTFPSFLRNQSTLLYLDLSSNQIEGTIPNWIWRFEFMTGLNLSQNSLTDMEGPFQNLSSVIFLLDLHDNQLQGPAHIFTKNMVYLDYSNNRFSSIPAKIGSSIPFSIYIFLSGNNFHEKIDESICNISTLRVLDLSHNGFIGNIPECLTTRKSSSLKLLSLAGNKLSGQISDTFSTSCDLRFLDLNGNLLEGTIPKSLANCQNLQVLNVGNNQLIDEFPCFLKNISALRVMVLRSNKFYGHIGCSHVIGNWEKLQIVHVAANKFSGMLPTTLFQSWKALMSDKDDDMSRFDHLSFDIYDNNTSSVTLETITTIFSKSSKMKLAKLVTVEPLYVVDHLLSHVYGEVSSLRRYAD comes from the exons ATGAAAACCGCCCTTATCTTGTGGTTTTACTTGCTACTACCCTTGTGCCTATTAAACTTCACTTACACCATTAACATTGTTACTTCCCAATGTCTTGGCCATCAACAATCTTTGCTACTCCATTTGAAGAACAACCTCATATTTAGCCCAGCTAAGTCCAATAAACTAATTCATTGGAACCACACTGATGATTGTTGCCAATGGAAAGGTGTAGCTTGCAGCACCAAGGGAAATGTTATTGCTCTTGACATAAGCCATGAATTCATCACTGGAGGAAACTTAACTAGTCTCTTCAAACTGCAATATTTGCAGAATTTGAATTTGGCTTATAATGAGTTCCACTTTGGAATTAATTCCGAGTTCAAAAACCTGAAGAATCTCAGGTATTTGAATTTGTCAAATGCTGGTTTCATGGGACAAATTCCAACTGAAATCTCTCACCTGTCCAAGTTGGGAACTCTAGATTTGTCTACCACATTCACCTCATCATCACAACATGGTCTAAAACTTGAGAAGCCAAACATTGTAGAGTTTGTGCAAAACTTTACAAGAATCAAAGAACTGTATCTAGATGGTGTTGCAGTTTCAGCCAAAGGAGAGGAGTGGTGCCATGCTGTGTCTTCCCTACAAG TACTTCAACTAGACCATAACAATTTGTCAAGCCCAGTTCCTGATTACTTTGGGAATTTGTCTGGCTTAAACACATTGCAGCTCAGAAGTTGCGGATTGAGTCGAGTTTTTCCAAAAAACATCTTGCAACTACCATCACTTCAAGTTCTTGATGTGTCTGATAATCAAGGTCTTCATGGTTCCTTAACAAACTTCCCAAATCAAGCATCTCTCAGTCACTTGAATCTTAGCCACACAAATTTCTCAGGTCCTATACCAGATTCTATTGGCAATTTGAAACATTTTTCTACACTAGATTTGTCCAATTGCCAATTCAATGGGACACTTCCCAATTCAATCTCAAATCTTGCCCAACTTGTTTATCTTGATTTGTCATTCAATAATCTTACTGGTCCACTTCCATCTTTCAATAGATCAAAGGCCTTGAAAACTCTGTATCTTAATCACAATTATCTGAATGGTACACTTCCATCCACCCATTTTGAAGGCCTTACAAATCTTGTGAGCATTAATTTAGAAGTTAACTCTCTACATGGAAGATTCCCTTCATCTTTGTTTTCACTTCCATCCCTACAACTTCTCTTTCTTGCTAACAATAGATTTGATGGCCAACTTGATGAGTTCCCAAATGGTTCCTCTTCCTCAATAGAGATGCTTGATTTAAGTGAAAACAATTTTCAAGGGCATATTCCTATGTCTATCTTTCAACTGAAAAGGCTCAATTTACTTCAACTTACCATAAACAAGTTCAATGGCACCATAAAATTGAGTATGATTCGTCAAAGGCTACAAAATTTGGCAACACTTGATTTCTCACACAACAACTTGTCAGTTGTGGATGACAATGACATTCCATTTCCCAAGTTGAAGCATTTCTGTTTGGCTTCATGCAAGTTGGGTAcatttccttcatttttgaGAAATCAAAGTACTTTGCTTTATTTAGACTTATCCAGCAACCAAATTGAAGGAACCATACCCAACTGGATTTGGAGATTTGAGTTTATGACCGGCTTGAATCTTTCTCAGAATTCTCTAACGGATATGGAAGGTCCTTTCCAAAATCTGAGTTCAGTCATATTCCTGCTTGATCTTCATGACAATCAATTGCAAGGGCCAGCACACATTTTCACCAAGAACATGGTTTACTTGGACTACTCCAATAATAGATTCAGTTCTATACCAGCAAAAATTGGTAGCTCTAttcctttttcaatttatatatttttatcagGCAACAATTTTCATGAAAAAATCGATGAATCCATTTGCAATATTTCAACTCTTAGAGTGCTTGATCTTTCACATAATGGCTTCATTGGCAACATTCCTGAGTGCTTGACAACAAGGAAGAGTAGCTCCCTGAAACTTCTAAGTCTTGCTGGAAACAAACTCAGTGGCCAGATTTCAGATACATTCTCAACTTCTTGTGATCTAAGGTTTCTTGATCTCAATGGAAATCTTTTAGAGGGAACCATCCCAAAATCTTTGGCTAATTGCCAAAACCTCCAAGTCTTAAATGTTGGAAACAATCAATTGATTGATGAGTTCCCATGCTTCTTGAAGAACATTTCTGCACTGAGAGTCATGGTCTTGAggtcaaacaaattttatggacATATTGGATGCTCCCATGTGATTGGCAACTGGGAAAAGCTTCAAATTGTTCATGTAGCTGCCAACAAATTCAGTGGCATGTTACCAACAACACTCTTTCAGAGTTGGAAAGCATTGATGTCTGACAAAGATGATGATATGTCAAGGTTTGACCATTTATCTTTTGATATTTATGATAACAATACAAGTTCTGTGACTCTTGAGACTATAACTACAATTTTCTCAAAGAGCAGCAAAATGAAATTAGCCAAACTTGTTACAGTTGAGCCACTTTATGTGGTGGATCACTTGCTCTCTCATGTCTATGGAGAAGTTTCAAGTCTTCGTAGGTATGCGGATTAG
- the LOC130963320 gene encoding putative receptor like protein 25, translating to MKLEKILIAFTSLDFSSNQFEGPIPEEIMSFKALHALNLSHNAFSGHIPSTLGNLRNLESLDLSMNSLMGEIPTELASLSFLAIMNLSYNHLVGRIPTGTQIQSFGANSFVGNEALCGPPLTQGCGGEEKGLLPTSSKTTNSHSSSSIDWNLLSVELGFTFGFGIFMMPLILWKKWRLWYSKKVDDALYKIVPQLDFVYERRGGKRYRSLRWKPY from the coding sequence ATGAAGTTGGAAAAGATTCTCATTGCATTCACTTCATTGGATTTCTCATCCAACCAATTTGAAGGGCCAATACCAGAAGAGATCATGAGTTTCAAAGCACTGCATGCTCTTAACTTGTCTCACAATGCATTCTCAGGCCATATTCCTTCAACTTTGGGAAACTTGAGAAATCTTGAATCCTTAGACTTGTCAATGAATTCTCTGATGGGAGAGATTCCAACTGAGCTTGCAAGTTTATCTTTTCTTGCCATCATGAATCTCTCCTATAATCATCTTGTGGGGAGAATTCCAACAGGCACTCAAATTCAATCGTTTGGAGCAAATTCATTTGTGGGAAATGAAGCGTTATGTGGACCTCCATTGACACAAGGTTGTGGTGGAGAAGAGAAAGGGTTGTTACCAACATCATCTAAAACTACTAACTCTCATAGTAGTAGTTCAATTGATTGGAATTTGTTAAGTGTAGAGTTGGGATTCACTTTTGGGTTTGGAATATTCATGATGCCACTCATTTTGTGGAAGAAATGGAGGTTGTGGTACTCCAAGAAAGTAGACGATGCTCTATACAAGATTGTCCCTCAACTTGATTTTGTATATGAACGTCGTGGTGGGAAGAGATATAGATCTTTAAGGTGGAAGCCTTATTGA